DNA sequence from the Candidatus Sulfuricurvum sp. RIFRC-1 genome:
AGTACAACAATCTCAACTACTCCCATATTATTATCGGAATCATCCTTATCGGGATTATCGGGTATATTCTCGATGCTCTGATGGGGATTATCGCCGATTTCTTTGATTATCGTAAGCGAGGACTCAAATGAGCGCAAAACCTTTTTTAAAAATCGATCATGTCGATAAAATCTTCCCTTTAGGGGGAGGCAAAGAGTATGTTGCCCTTCGAGATATCCAACTGGATATACAAGAGAATGAAATCGTCTCGATCATCGGTCACTCCGGATGCGGGAAATCGACGATTCTGAACCTCATTGCCGGATTGGATACGATCAGTAACGGGACAATTTTGCTCGAAGACAAACATATCCTCGCTCCCGGACCCGAACGTGCGGTGGTGTTTCAAAACCATTCGCTCTTACCGTGGCTGAGTGTCTACCAAAACATCGAAATGGCGGTACGCAAAGTTCTCGGTGAAGATCTCAGTAACAGCGAAATCCGCGATCATGTGATGAAATACATCAGTATGGTCAATCTTGATCATGCCAAAGACAAATATCCCGGTGAGATCAGCGGAGGGATGAAACAGCGTGTCGGTATCGCCCGTGCCCTCTCCATCCAGCCGAAAGTCTTGCTGATGGATGAGCCCTTCGGTGCGCTCGATTCGCTGACCCGTGCCAATCTCCAAGATCATTTGATGCGGATCCAAATGCAAACAGGCAACACCGTCATCATCATCACCCATGATGTCGATGAAGCAGTCCTTCTCAGTGACCGAGTCATCATGATGACCAACGGTCCTGAGGCGACCATCGGAGAGATACTGGAGGTGAACCTTCCACGTCCCCGTAATCGTTTGGAATTGCAACAAAACCCTGAGTATCTCCGATGCCGCGAAGCGATCATCGAATTTCTCTATTCTAAATTCGCCAAAGAAGACGAATAGCTCTTTTTTACCCCCGTTTGGGGGACAAACAAAACATCATAAGGAAAGCATAATGAAACTGACGAAACTAAGTTTAGTGGCTGTAATGGCATTAGGAACAAGCGTATACGCGATCGATAACGTAAAAGTGAACGGAGAGGCGAAAGTTTGGTATCAAACGTTTGAAACAGAAGGGGTCGGTCAATCAACCAACGGTCTTGATTTTTTTGATCACGATGTAAATTCTATGGCCAATGTAAAACTGAGTGTCGGAGCTACCGCTGATTTGCTTCAAAATCTCAGTGCAGGGGTAAAAGCTTCAGCTCTTACAACACTCGGTTTGGAAAATAATCTCGTCGGGGATGTCTCTACCACTAAATTTGATGCGCAGGGCAACAGTGTAGGAACAGCTAAGCTTGATGACCAGTCATGGGTAGAAGAGCTCTATTTGGCCTATAGCGTAGGTAAAACGACCGCTAAAATCGGTCGCCAAGCGCTTTCTACTCCATTGGCATTTACCGAAAACTGGAACATTACCGAAAATACGTTTGAAGCGGCAGTATTGCTGAACAACGATCTTCCTGATACGACGTTAGTTGGTGCATGGGTCGGCAAGCATAACGGTGTGGGATTATTGAAACCGACAACCGGTCGCGGAACCACTATCGCGTATAACGGTGAATTTAGTACGTTTGGAGCGGATGGTGCGTATGCCGTAGCGGCCATTAACAAATCCATCCCGAATACAACTGTACAGGCATGGTATTACAATGTAGGTCAAATCGCCGATGCGTATTGGTTGCAAGCCGATGCAAAGGTTCTTGGTATGGTAACTCTCGGTGCACAGTTTGCCGGGATGAATCCGGACTCTGCATTGGGCGGCGGTACTACCGATCGCAGTACGGAGATGTATGCGCTTAAAGCGGCTGGGGACGGTGCAGGAGTCAATGTGTATGGAGCATTCTCATCGGTGAATGATGGTACTCTTGGATTTTCAAACGTGGCAACGGGGGATAAAACGATGATGTATACCGGACTTGCAAGTGTTTACTTCGACGGTGAAATCGTTGCTGCACCCGATACCGATGCATGGAAAATCGGTGCATCGACTAAAATGGTTCCGGGTGTCACTCTCGCTGCGAGTTACGGTGAAGCGGAAACCGGAAATAATGGCGGGACTGCAGCAGCGGTTGCCGGTGCAAGTCTTCAGGATAATGACTATTCCGCTTGGGATGTTGTTGCCAGTACCAAAGCAGGTCCCATCGATCTCACCGCGATCTATACGGAATTTGATAGAGAAAATGCTTCGGGTGTGAAAACTCTCGACAATGCGCTCTTCCGTCTTATCGCCTCTTTGAAATTCTAAGCGATCTTTTTTTCCATTCACCCCTCGCGGGTGATCAGATTCAAGCAGTAGAGGATTACGATCTCCTCCTTATGTTTCGCCCACTTCGTTCTCTACTGCTTGGGTGTGATAAAGCTTTCAAAAAATGTTCGACAAATCCCAATAATCTTCTCTTGACGAGCCTTGCCTACCGGCTCGCTTTGACGAATCGCATGAACTTGATCGATCAGATTATGAATCCCATCAGGAATAACCGACGTTAAAAATTTACGTAACGCTGAACTGACCGCAGGAGCCCTCCCAGCCGTATTGATCCCAATAGATAAATCCCCTTCAACGATCAGTGCAGGGAAGATGAAGCTGCACAATGCCGGAGAATCGACACAATTAACGGGTGTTTTAGTCGACATACAGGTATGAAAGATCTTTTCTTGCTCATCCATATCATCCAATGCACCGATGACCAAAAAACGCCCCTCTAAATCGCTGGATTCATATTCTCTTTCTAGGAGTATAATTGGGTATTGAAGAGCAAGAGAGCGAATCTCTTCATGGATATCGGGGGCAATGACACTCAAGGTTGGTGAGAATTTTACCAATTGCTCAATTTTTCGCAAAGCCACTTCCCCTGCTCCAATGACCAAGCAATCTTGACCTTTTAAATCGACAAACATAGGGAAAAGTGCCATTTAAAATCCTTCTCAACAAACTGATTAAAAAATAAACAAAAATTTGTTTTTCTTATTGACATTTTACACTATTATTTTAAAGACAAAAAAGTCCTAATAAGGAATATCCTATGAACGGAAAATTATATTTAATCGGGTGTGGACCCGGCGATGCCGATCTACTAACCCTTAAAGCACTTAAAACGATTGAGAAACTTGATATTGCACTTATTGATCATCTTCTCACCGATGAAATCATTGCACTGATCCCTTCACGAGCCAAAGTAGTGTTTGTGGGAAAAGAGAAAGGGAAGCACAGTTTTCCTCAGGATCAGATCAATGCAATGATTAGTGAATATGCTCTGCAAGGATTCACGGTAGGACGCCTAAAATGCGGTGATCCCTACATCTTTGGTCGTGGTACGGAAGAAGCGATTTACGCTTCTCAAAACAATATTGAGACCGAAGTCATCCCGGGAATTTCATCTGCCTTTTCCGGCCCGCTCTCCGCTGGAATTGCCCCCACTGCGCGCGGTGTCAGCACAGGGGTTTCCGTGGTTTCTGCCCATCTCTCAGGGGATCGTGTAAATCTTTCATGGATACCTATGTTAAGTGTCGAAGATCACACCACGGTTGTACTCATGGGGTTAAGCCGTACACGTCAGATTGTGAAAGAGGCCTTGGATAAAGGGATTGATGCTTCATTGCCTGTTGCTATCATCTCTAATGCCACAACGGCGATTCAAAGCTCTGTTATCACTACGCTCGGCGAGCTGATTACTGCCGCCAAAGGAGCACCGAAACCGGCTATTTTGGTGTTCGGCAATGTTGTCAATTTAGCACAGGTTCTCCCAACCTACCGTTATGAAATCAAGGAGGAATGTAATGACATCGCTCTCTCAAGCTAATGCCGAGCGCAGTGCCAAACGGCACAAAACCGAATCGATCAAAGATGCTTTTAGTGCAACCGAAGCGTGGGAACGACTGATCGGTTATTCCAAAACCGGATACGCGTCGATCAGTGACGATGACAAAGATTTTGTCCTCAAAAGTTTCGGTATTTTCGATCGTCCCGCTACACCTGAACGGTTTATGATACGGGTACGGATTGCCGGAGGCGGACTCAGCGTTGAACAAGCACTCGTCGTTGCGTATGTGGCAAAATCGTTCGGTCAAGACTACATCGATATCACCACCCGTCAGCAAATCGAGCTGCGTTATCTGCGCATCGAAGATCTCCCGGAAGCGTTGAAACTTTTAGAAGATGTCGGACTCACAAGCTATCAAACCGGAGTGGATAACTTCCGAAATATCCTCATCGATCCGCTCGATGGGCTGGCAATGGATAATATCATCTCCACTAAAGCGATCATGGAGCAGATTCAATCCGTCTTTTTGAAAAATCCCGACTGGATCACTACCCTGCCCCGTAAATTCAATATCGGAGTCAACGGTTCACTCAGCAATCGATGTAATATTTTCGGTCAGGATTTTGCACTCTCCCTTGCAGAAAAAGAGGGGGAATACGGATTTAACCTCTATCTGGGCGGTCGTGTGGGAAGTTTGGCACACGATGCCGATATGTTCGTTGCCCCTTCCGAAGCGGTACGTGTCTTTGAAGCGGTGGCAACCCTCTTTAAAACCTATGGATTCCGCGATAACCGTAATAAAAACCGTTTGAAGTTTCTGATCGAAGCCGTCGGAATGAGTGAATTTAGAGCTGCGATTGAAGAGCAGTTAGGGCATGCGATGCCTAAAGCGGGGATAAGTCTTGCCCAGCTGGAAGGGGGAGATCATTACGGAAAAATCGCTCTGAATGATGGCTCATTCGCCCTCTATGCCGCTGTCCCATCCGGTGTTTTTAGCGGCACCGATCTCTTCCATGCAGCCCATATTGCCCAGTCACAAGGGGGAGCACTCCGTCTTACGATCGAGCAAAATCTTATTGTCACCGGAATTCGCGATGAAATAGCGGCACTTCAGTCACCGCTCTTTGTCAAATATCCTAACCGCCCCTCACCGTACATGGCGAACCTCATCGCCTGTGCAGGGAGCGAGCATTGTCCTTTCGGCGTCATACCCGGTAAACCCGATGCGATTGATATGGGTGAGTATTTAAGTCGTGAAGTCCCTTTAGAGGATGCAAAAGTACGCCTTTACTGGTCGGCATGTATCAAAGGGTGCGGAGTGCACGGTGCCGGAGATTTGGGCTTTGTCGGATGTAAAGTACCGCGCAACGGTAAAACAGTACTCGGAGTCGATATTTTCATCGGCGGAAGTTTGAGCGGTGAGGGGGAAGAGGCTCATCTATTGCTGAAGGGGATCGTCCTCGAAGAGGCTCGTGAATTTGTGGCCGAATTGATGCGGCAATACCGTGATCTACGAGTTGCTAAAGAGAGTTTAGAACATTTTATTCAGCGTCTTCACATCCGTTA
Encoded proteins:
- a CDS encoding ABC transporter ATP-binding protein; translated protein: MSAKPFLKIDHVDKIFPLGGGKEYVALRDIQLDIQENEIVSIIGHSGCGKSTILNLIAGLDTISNGTILLEDKHILAPGPERAVVFQNHSLLPWLSVYQNIEMAVRKVLGEDLSNSEIRDHVMKYISMVNLDHAKDKYPGEISGGMKQRVGIARALSIQPKVLLMDEPFGALDSLTRANLQDHLMRIQMQTGNTVIIITHDVDEAVLLSDRVIMMTNGPEATIGEILEVNLPRPRNRLELQQNPEYLRCREAIIEFLYSKFAKEDE
- a CDS encoding bifunctional precorrin-2 dehydrogenase/sirohydrochlorin ferrochelatase codes for the protein MALFPMFVDLKGQDCLVIGAGEVALRKIEQLVKFSPTLSVIAPDIHEEIRSLALQYPIILLEREYESSDLEGRFLVIGALDDMDEQEKIFHTCMSTKTPVNCVDSPALCSFIFPALIVEGDLSIGINTAGRAPAVSSALRKFLTSVIPDGIHNLIDQVHAIRQSEPVGKARQEKIIGICRTFFESFITPKQ
- the cobA gene encoding uroporphyrinogen-III C-methyltransferase; this encodes MNGKLYLIGCGPGDADLLTLKALKTIEKLDIALIDHLLTDEIIALIPSRAKVVFVGKEKGKHSFPQDQINAMISEYALQGFTVGRLKCGDPYIFGRGTEEAIYASQNNIETEVIPGISSAFSGPLSAGIAPTARGVSTGVSVVSAHLSGDRVNLSWIPMLSVEDHTTVVLMGLSRTRQIVKEALDKGIDASLPVAIISNATTAIQSSVITTLGELITAAKGAPKPAILVFGNVVNLAQVLPTYRYEIKEECNDIALSS